The Dokdonia sp. 4H-3-7-5 genomic interval TACGATCCAGCAATAGAACCTCAGCTAGATATGACAGTAGAGGAGTATAAAAAAAGTACCGCTCCTACCATCAATCACTTTTATGAAAAGCTATTACTATTAAAAGACCGAATGAACACCAAAACCGGTAAGAAAATGGCAGAGAAACGTCACCAATATATGGAAGGCTTTCTAGCCCAATTTTATACCGAGTGGGAAGGATTAAAATAGCAGATTACACCTCATTAAAAACCCTGAATGTCAAATGACATTCAGGGTTTTTTTATTCAAATTTTCGCGAAAGCGTAAAATATAATCTACTTTTCAAGAGCAACAACTTCTTCTTGTTTTAAGTGCTCTGCGAAAAAGCCCATCATTGCTTTATACAATTCTAGCGTGTTTTCTTCTTTACCAAAACCGTGACCCTCATCATACTTCACCATGTATGGCACTTCAACTCCGCGAGCTCTTAACTGCTCCACAATTTGGTCTGCCTCGTCTATATTTACTCGAGGATCATTTGCTCCTTGCACCACAAATAATGGCTTTATAATCTTATCTACATGCAAGGCTGGAGAAATCTCATCCATGATTTTCTTCTCTTCTGGCTTGTTTGGATTGTACCAGATGGTATGTAACATATCACGATACTTCTCCCAGTACGCTGGGATGGTTTCCATAAAAGTATGCAAGTTACTCACCCCTACATAATCTACACCACAAGCATATTTTTCTGGTGTTTTGGTCATTCCGCGTAGTACGGCATATCCACCGTGACTTGCACCGTAAATAGCAACTTTATCTTTGTCAATCTGTCCAAGAGAAACTGCATAATCTACACCATCTTCTACATCATCCATCGCTTTACGACCTATTTGTCCAAAACCAGAGGTATAAAACTCCTTACCATATCCGCCAGAAATTCTAAAGTTTACGGCTAGTGTAGCATAGCCACGGCTAGCAAATAATTGTGCTTCTGGGTTGAAACCCCAGCTATCACGTATTCCTTGCGGTCCTCCATGCGGATTTACAATCATAGGCACTTTTTGACCTTCTTTTACACCATTAGGCATGGTAAGATACCCGTGTAATATAATCCCATCACGACTCTTAAAAGTGATAGGAGTCATTGCAGCCATATCTTGCTCCTCAAGCTGAGGAAGAATTTTATACAGTAACGTTACCGTATCCTCCTCCACATCATAGAGGTGATACTCGCCTATAATGCGATCGCTCGTTACCACCACCATCATTTTACTCTCATCATCTGTGCGTCCTACTACGTAAAAATCTTTGTCTCCAAAATCTTTCTGCAAACGCTTTTGCACCTTTTTATAAGTATCACTTACAGGTACGATTACCGCCTTCTCACCATTATGCGAAAAATAATCAATCTCGTAGTTACGCTTTCGTGAAAGCGTGATTCCGCTCACATCATACGTCTCATCCTTGTACATGGTTGCCAGCACCTTATTTGCTCGCAAGTCATAACGCTGGATCTCTATTTTATCTGTCTCAAGATTAGAAACCACATAAGCCGCATCCGGATTATCTGAAGAATAATCAAAACGACTGATACCGAAAGTTTCACCAAAAGGGACTTCCATTATTTTTACAAACTCATCATCAATATTGTAAAGCAACTCCATGTCTACCCCATTGATAATTCTTGAGATTGCACGTAGGTTTCCGTACTTGTCAAAATCATATCCTGCTACCGGTGCATCTCCCTCATGTACGGTATACAACTTCTCGATAGCACCCGTGTTAATGTTTAGTTTGTAAGGCTCCTCCTGTGCAGGATTGTCCTTGTTCATCTGCACGATAACGTGATCCTTGTCTTCTTTAAGAACGGCTAGTACAGCTACGCGCACCTCATCAAAAGGTGTTAACTCTTCATTACCACTACCGTCTAGATTTACACCAAAGAGATGGTAGTTTTCATTACCTCCTTTATCTTGTGAGTACACAATGCGATCTTCACTTGCCCAGAAGTAGCTACGTATTAAATCTTCCTGCTGTTCTACAAGCTTAACTTCAGTTTGTGTACTTGTGTTTTTAAGAAATAAATCTCTTTTTCCATCTGCTCTACGCTTCATGTACGACAAGTACTTTCCATCTGGTGAAAGTTTAAACGCATATGCTTCTGGGGTCTGGAAGTAATCTTCTACTTTATATTTAAAATCCCCATCTTCTTGAGCAATGAGCTTTGCAAGCGACTCATTTGATGATGGTAATGTTGTATTTCCTGGGAGTATTTTTTCTGTTTTCATTAATTGTAATGGATAGTCAGTACCTAGCTGTGTGTAGGTTCCTGAGATGTTATCATTTGTAATAATCCCAAGATACCTCATTTTTAAATTTACACTTGTTATAGAAATCTTATTTTCTTCAAAAGTGGCGCTGACTGCTCCTTTCTTATAAGCTTTTTTATAGTTCCTCTATTGCGCTTTCGCGAAAGCGTATACCATAATAACGTATAAATTACTTAAAGAAAATAAGCATTTATAATAGCAATCTACATTGTGATTTTTTGAACTGTGTATTTTTGATCTAACTGAGAGATAGGTATAATCAAGATTTGTTCTTGCTCATCAATACCGCCATAGTTCGATTGTATCGTCATCTTTACGAAGAGAGGTACTCTTGACTTCTTAAAAGTGTTATTTGTGATATTTATAATCCACTCACCTTTATTAGAGTCATCATCAATTATAAATTCCTTTGATAACAAACCATTAGTGATAACATCAGATTTATCTGGTGTACTTAAATTTTGTGACCAATTGTAGAATTTTTTTGCAGGGTTTACAAACTGTAAATCAAACTCCATTTGAGGGTCATTCCATTCAATTAAAATCCTTTTATCAATTAATTGTACCGTCTCATAAAATGCCGAAGGCACTTCATCATAATTTATACGATCTTTATTTTTAGTAAGAAGATGTCTTAATTCTGTGTCAGCTATCTTAATGAGTTCTGGAGAAATATTATAAGTGGTAGAATCTGCAGAGAGTATCCTTTTGAGAGTTTCAAAACTCTTAACAAATTTACCTTCTCTTTTATACGACTGTGTAATATCGAGGTGTGACTGCGACTCTTCTGGAGCTAATTCTAAAACACGCTCATGTATTTTTAAAGCTTGTTTATATAAATTCTGTTCTTCTAAAAAAAAAGCAAGCGACCTTAACACCCTTGTATTACTGTCTGCTATGTCTAAAATTGTTGTTAATCCTCTAACTGCTTGATTTTTATCTAGTGGTTCTAAAACCCTATAATAAGCTATATAGTTGTTTACATCTAAAGGATCTTCGTCAATTTTATTCAAAAACTGCTGCTGCAATGTTTTTAGATTTTCCGTAGTTGCTGCATTGTATATTCCAGTCTTTCTAGACGACGAAAATATTTTTGCACCTTCTTGATAATCATTATTTTTTGCGAGTGCACTTTGTGATTCTTTAGTATCTATAAACTCTCCACCCATAGTTGTAATTTCTATAACTCCGTTTCGTCCTAGCGCACCATACTTATTGGTTCCCGCTAGTGTAGACTTAAATGTTATATTTTCAATTCTATTTAAATCAAGAAATGTTGGAGGTGTTTGAGTCAACACTCCATCTACAGCAAATAGAATCTCATCACCTTGTAGAATTGATGATCGCTTTCTAGTATGATAGGTTGCTTGATCACCTTCTCCTTTAACGAGAATAGTAAGAAAACGT includes:
- a CDS encoding alpha/beta hydrolase family protein — translated: MRYLGIITNDNISGTYTQLGTDYPLQLMKTEKILPGNTTLPSSNESLAKLIAQEDGDFKYKVEDYFQTPEAYAFKLSPDGKYLSYMKRRADGKRDLFLKNTSTQTEVKLVEQQEDLIRSYFWASEDRIVYSQDKGGNENYHLFGVNLDGSGNEELTPFDEVRVAVLAVLKEDKDHVIVQMNKDNPAQEEPYKLNINTGAIEKLYTVHEGDAPVAGYDFDKYGNLRAISRIINGVDMELLYNIDDEFVKIMEVPFGETFGISRFDYSSDNPDAAYVVSNLETDKIEIQRYDLRANKVLATMYKDETYDVSGITLSRKRNYEIDYFSHNGEKAVIVPVSDTYKKVQKRLQKDFGDKDFYVVGRTDDESKMMVVVTSDRIIGEYHLYDVEEDTVTLLYKILPQLEEQDMAAMTPITFKSRDGIILHGYLTMPNGVKEGQKVPMIVNPHGGPQGIRDSWGFNPEAQLFASRGYATLAVNFRISGGYGKEFYTSGFGQIGRKAMDDVEDGVDYAVSLGQIDKDKVAIYGASHGGYAVLRGMTKTPEKYACGVDYVGVSNLHTFMETIPAYWEKYRDMLHTIWYNPNKPEEKKIMDEISPALHVDKIIKPLFVVQGANDPRVNIDEADQIVEQLRARGVEVPYMVKYDEGHGFGKEENTLELYKAMMGFFAEHLKQEEVVALEK